From Xiphophorus hellerii strain 12219 chromosome 9, Xiphophorus_hellerii-4.1, whole genome shotgun sequence, a single genomic window includes:
- the pde6d gene encoding retinal rod rhodopsin-sensitive cGMP 3',5'-cyclic phosphodiesterase subunit delta, whose amino-acid sequence MSSDEDRAKEILKGFKLNWMNLRDAETGKVLWQGTEDLSVPGVEHEARVPKKILKCKAVSRELNFSSTEQLEKFRLEQKVFFKGQCLEEWFFEFGFVIPNSTNTWQSLIEAAPESQMMPANVLTGNVIIETKFYDNDLHVSTSRVRLFYI is encoded by the exons ATGTCTTCGGACGAAGACAGGGCCAAGGAGATACTAAAGGGTTTTAAATT AAACTGGATGAATCTCCGCGATGCAGAGACGGGGAAGGTGCTGTGGCAAGGAACAGAGGATCTGTCTGTACCAGGGGTAGAACATGAAG ctcgtGTCCCAAAGAAGATCCTGAAATGTAAAGCTGTTTCCAGAGAGCTGAACTTCTCTTCCACTGAGCAGCTGGAGAAGTTTCGGTTGGAGCAAAAGGTTTTCTTCAAAGGACAGTGTCTAGAAG AATGGTTCTTTGAATTTGGTTTCGTCATCCCAAACTCCACCAACACATGGCAGTCTCTGATAGAAGCAGCTCCTGAGTCCCAGATGATGCCAGCCAATGTCTTAAC TGGTAATGTGATCATAGAGACAAAGTTCTACGACAATGATCTTCATGTGAGTACTTCCAGGGTTCGGCTTTTCTACATCTGA
- the rpl36 gene encoding large ribosomal subunit protein eL36 — protein sequence MAIRYPMAVGLNKGHPVTKNVTAPKHSRRRGRLTKHSKFIRDTIREVCGFAPYERRAMELLKVSKDKRALKFIKKRIGTHIRAKRKREELSNVLAAMRKAAAKKE from the exons ATGGCTATTCGTTATCCCATGGCTGTTGGCCTCAACAAAGGTCATCCAGTAACCAAAAATGTTACTGCTCCAAAACACAGCCGCAGACGCGGG CGTTTGACCAAACACAGCAAGTTTATTCGGGACACGATCCGTGAAGTTTGTGGCTTTGCTCCGTATGAGAGGCGAGCAATGGAGCTGCTGAAGGTGTCCAAGGACAAGAGAGCTCTGAAGTTCATCAAGAAGAGG ATTGGCACACACATCCGGGccaagaggaagagagaggagcTGAGCAACGTCCTGGCAGCCATGAGGAAGGCTGCTGCCAAGAAAGAGTAA